The Gracilimonas sediminicola sequence TTCGGCATCCAACTCCTCCAGTAGCTTTTGAAGCTGTTCCTTGTTGGCAAACTCTACATCCTCCTCTATAAAGTCGAGCTCGAGTTCCACCATGGCGGTGGCATCAATAATTTGCTGCCGGAAACTTTTGATATGTTCGCCCAAGCGCCCTTCCAGCTGCTGGTGGGCGGCATCCACCGCTTTCGAGCTTTTGGCATGAATGAGGTCGGCAACGGCTTCGGCCTGATCCAGATCCAGTTTGCCATTCAGAAAAGCGCGTTGGGTAAATTCTCCGGGCTCGGCCGACTTCACCCCGAGAGCTAAAATGGTTTCGAGTACCGACTGCGTAACCAACACACCGCCGTGGCAGGATATTTCTACCGTCTCCTCACCGGTGTATGATTTTGGGGAATGAAACAGAGTCACCAGTACCTCATCCACAGGCAGTCCTTTACTGTTCATGATCTTCCCGAAATGAACGGTGTGGGAGTCCGGTTTTGTTAGGTCTTTGCCTTTAAAAGCCTTATTTACCAATGCAATAGCATCTTTGCCGGAAACCCGGATGACAGCAATTCCGCCTTCTCCAACCGGTGTAGCTATAGCAGCTATTGGTGTTTTTTCTGTAATTTCATTCATATTTAAAGATATTCATCTGAACAAAAATAATTCTATGAAATATACACATCTCATCACAGCCTTTTGTTTTGTTCTCATTTCTAATCACGCAATTGCCCAGGAAAATTACACCCCCGACAGGCCGGGTATTGGCAATGGCTCTTATGTGGTAGAAGCCGGTATTTTTGGCCTGGAAACGGGCGTTCAGCTTTCAACGGGGAATGCCGTTAATCAGTTTGATATCGGGCAAATGCTGTTGCGCTTTGGGGTGATGGAGAACCTTGAACTTAGAGCCCTGCTGAATTCCTATTCCACCCAATACTTCGACCAGACCGATGCCGTCAATTCAGGTTTTCAGGATTTAGGCCTCGCTGCGAAGTATAAGTTATATGAGACTGAGGATGGACAGACGAGGATTTCAACCATCGGTAAAATCAGCGTGCCGGTGGGGGCGTCTGCATTTACGAATGATGAAATAGTACCCACCTTGTTTTTGGTGGGCGACCAATCCTTAACAAATAATCTGAGTCTTTCATCGAACCTGGGTTATACTTTTGGGGTTGGAGACCTCAGCGATAATTGGTTGTTTACATTGACCCCGGGATTTAGCTTCCCAAATCAACAAAACTTAAGTGCATATGCGGGTTATGCCGGAATCTATGACGGGAATAATGTCAACTTACATTATGCAGAAGCCGGGTTGGCGCTTGTGGTAAATGATGGAGCCCAGCTGGACCTAAACGCCGGCTATGAGCTTGAACAGGAGTCGTTTTTTATCGGGATTGGTTTTGCCCAGGGCTTTGCCACCGCTCGTAACTAATTAACAACCGGTATCGGAATGGAGCAATTTGTATTAGCATTGGATCAGGGCACCACCAGTTCAAGGGCTATGCTTTTTAACAAGAAAGGAGAGATTGTTTCCGTAGCCCAAAAAGAATTCAGGCAGATTTATCCTGAACCGGGCTGGGTTGAGCATGATGCTTTGGAAATTTGGTCAACACAGGCGGGCGTGGCAGCTGAAGCGGTTGCTTCAGCGGGAGTGAATGGAAAAGCTATAGCCGGAATCGGGATTACCAATCAGCGGGAAACGACGGTGGTTTGGGACCGTGAAAGCGGAAAGCCGATCTACAATGCGATTGTGTGGCAAGACCGCCGGACCTCCGATTACTGCGACAGCCTGGTCGAAGCCGGCCACGCAGATATGATACAGAAGAAAACCGGCCTGATCGTCGATTCCTATTTCTCAGCCACCAAAATAAAGTGGATACTTGACCATGTTGAAGGAGCCCGCGATAAAGCAGAACGTGGAGAACTCGCATTCGGAACCATCGACACCTGGCTGATTTGGAAATTTACCCAGGGAGCTTTGCATATCACCGATGTCAGCAATGCTTCCAGAACCATGCTGTTCAATATTCATTCCATGCAGTGGGATGAAGAATTGCTGGAACTCATGAACATCCCCAAAAACATGCTGCCGGAAGTGAGGGAATCGAGTGAAGTGTATGGGGAGACTAAAGCCAGTCTATTTTCAAGCACTATTCCGATAGCCGGCATAGCGGGGGATCAGCAAGCGGCTCTGTTCGGGCAAATGTGTACAGAACCAGGAATGGTCAAAAATACCTATGGAACGGGTTGTTTTATGCTCATGAACGTGGGAGAAGAACCGGTGAAGTCCGAGAATAACCTGCTTACCACCATAGCCTGGAAAGTGAATGGGGAAATTAATTATGCGCTGGAAGGCTCGGTATTTATTGGCGGAGCAGTAGTGCAATGGTTGCGGGATGAGCTGGGCATTATTCAGGAATCCAAAGACATTGAGTACCTGGCGAATAAAGTGGAAGATTCCGGTGGAGTATATCTGGTGCCTGCTTTTGCCGGACTTGGCGCTCCATACTGGAAACAACATGCCCGGGGTATGATGGTAGGGATGACCCGTGGCACCAACCGTTCTCATCTGGCACGGGCCGCCCAGGATGCGATCGCTTATCAGGTATTGGATTTGTTACATGCCATGAAAGCCGATTCAGGAATCGAGGTAAAGGAATTGCGGGTTGATGGAGGAGCCACCGCCAATAATACTCTGATGCAATTTCAAAGTGATCTTCTGGAAGGGGTTCCCGTTATCCGACCGGAGGTAACAGAGACAACCGCATTAGGAGCAGCATATCTTGCAGGACTGGCCGTAGGATTTTGGGAAGACATCGGAGAAATCCGTGAGCTTTGGAAGGCAGATAAAGAATTCAATCGGCAGAAAGACCCGGCTGAGGTTGAAAAATTAACCAGGGGCTGGAAGAGAGCAGTAAAAGCAGCTATTGCATGGGCCGATGATCGCTAAATAAAAAAGGCTTCCTCGATTGAAGAAGCCTTTTTGTTAAAGGAGTCGAGATTTCAGTTACCTCACATTACCCATCAATTTACGAATAGGCTTGCTGAGTAACAGCATCACAAGTCCACCACCCACTGTAGTTATCACAATGATCCAGAATAAATCCGGCAACAAAGATGGGTCGGCCGCAATGTCTTCCTGATTAAATTGTCCCGCAACCCGACCAGCAATCAGGTTTCCAAAAGCGATGGACATAAACCAAATACCCATCATTTGTCCTACTAATTTTTTTGGAGCTAACTTAGTTACAGCACTCAACCCTACCGGACTCAAGCACAATTCACCGATAGTATGGAAGAGGTAAGTCATAATCAGCCATGTTGGAAGCACCTGATTTCCTTCCACTACATAATAAGAGGCAAACATCATCACCAGAAATCCTACTCCAAGAAAAATCAATCCTAAAGCAAACTTAACGGGTGTGGAAGGTTCAAGACTGCGTTTTGCGAGCCATACCCACAGCCATCCGAAAACCGGAGCCAGTGTGATAATAAAGAATGCATTCACCGACTGAAGCCAACTTGCCGGCATAAGCCATCCAAACATCTCACGATCAGTATAGCGCTCAGCAAAAAGGTTTAAAGATGAGCCTGCCTGTTCAAAGCCCGACCAAAAGATGGCAGAAAAGACAAACAATGCAGCAATCACGCCAATCTTCTTTTTCTGGTCTGTGGTTAGTTCTTCAGCTACAAATACATAAACGAAGTAGGCGATTACAAGTCCAAATATGGTTACGCCTGAAGCATCGGCAATGGCGACAGGGTCAATGGTTATAACACCACTCATTACAAGGCCTATAAATAAAGTCAATGCAGTACCGATTATCCAGAGGGCATACTTAATACGAGAATGCCTTTTAGCCTGTTTTTCAGGATCATCGAGTTGCTCCGGCTTTGTGCCAATATCGCCAAGATAATTCTCAGTAAGTTTGTACTGAACTAATCCAAGCACCATTCCTACTCCGGCAAGGCCAAATCCATAATGCCAATTAATGCCTTCTCCTAACCATCCTGTTGCAATAGGGGCAATAAAGGCACCAATATTAATACCCATATAGAATATGGAAAACCCGGCATCTCTCCGGGCAGGTTCGTCATCGGAATATAATCCACCGACAATAGAACTGATATTGGGTTTTAGAAAACCCGTTCCAATTACAATTAAAACTAAACCGAGGTAGAACGTTTGATCTGTTGGGATGGCCATGGAAAAGTGTCCGGCTGCGATAATGATACCACCGTACCAGATAGCGTTTCTTAGCCCCATGAACTTGTCAGCTAACCAGCCACCGGGAAGAGCTAACAGGTAAACGAACATAGTATAGAGTCCATAAATAGCGGTTGCCGTTTTGTCATCGAGTCCAAGTCCGCCGGTATTTATTGCGTCAACCATAAAGAGCACAAGGATTGCACGCATGCCGTAGTAACTGAATCTTTCCCACATTTCAGTGAAAAAGAGGGTTGCGAGTCCACGAGGATGTCCGAAAAAAGAAGTTGAGTGACTGTCTTGTTCGTTTGCCATAAAATGGAAATTAGGTTAGTGTGAAAGCATAAAGTGCGTGATGATACCTAAAGAGCTACTCGGTTGCAAGAATGGATTGAATTCAATGTGATATCTAACGACTTTGGGACTCTAAATTATCTGTTAACTTTTCCAAA is a genomic window containing:
- a CDS encoding transporter gives rise to the protein MKYTHLITAFCFVLISNHAIAQENYTPDRPGIGNGSYVVEAGIFGLETGVQLSTGNAVNQFDIGQMLLRFGVMENLELRALLNSYSTQYFDQTDAVNSGFQDLGLAAKYKLYETEDGQTRISTIGKISVPVGASAFTNDEIVPTLFLVGDQSLTNNLSLSSNLGYTFGVGDLSDNWLFTLTPGFSFPNQQNLSAYAGYAGIYDGNNVNLHYAEAGLALVVNDGAQLDLNAGYELEQESFFIGIGFAQGFATARN
- the glpK gene encoding glycerol kinase GlpK — translated: MEQFVLALDQGTTSSRAMLFNKKGEIVSVAQKEFRQIYPEPGWVEHDALEIWSTQAGVAAEAVASAGVNGKAIAGIGITNQRETTVVWDRESGKPIYNAIVWQDRRTSDYCDSLVEAGHADMIQKKTGLIVDSYFSATKIKWILDHVEGARDKAERGELAFGTIDTWLIWKFTQGALHITDVSNASRTMLFNIHSMQWDEELLELMNIPKNMLPEVRESSEVYGETKASLFSSTIPIAGIAGDQQAALFGQMCTEPGMVKNTYGTGCFMLMNVGEEPVKSENNLLTTIAWKVNGEINYALEGSVFIGGAVVQWLRDELGIIQESKDIEYLANKVEDSGGVYLVPAFAGLGAPYWKQHARGMMVGMTRGTNRSHLARAAQDAIAYQVLDLLHAMKADSGIEVKELRVDGGATANNTLMQFQSDLLEGVPVIRPEVTETTALGAAYLAGLAVGFWEDIGEIRELWKADKEFNRQKDPAEVEKLTRGWKRAVKAAIAWADDR
- a CDS encoding peptide MFS transporter; the encoded protein is MANEQDSHSTSFFGHPRGLATLFFTEMWERFSYYGMRAILVLFMVDAINTGGLGLDDKTATAIYGLYTMFVYLLALPGGWLADKFMGLRNAIWYGGIIIAAGHFSMAIPTDQTFYLGLVLIVIGTGFLKPNISSIVGGLYSDDEPARRDAGFSIFYMGINIGAFIAPIATGWLGEGINWHYGFGLAGVGMVLGLVQYKLTENYLGDIGTKPEQLDDPEKQAKRHSRIKYALWIIGTALTLFIGLVMSGVITIDPVAIADASGVTIFGLVIAYFVYVFVAEELTTDQKKKIGVIAALFVFSAIFWSGFEQAGSSLNLFAERYTDREMFGWLMPASWLQSVNAFFIITLAPVFGWLWVWLAKRSLEPSTPVKFALGLIFLGVGFLVMMFASYYVVEGNQVLPTWLIMTYLFHTIGELCLSPVGLSAVTKLAPKKLVGQMMGIWFMSIAFGNLIAGRVAGQFNQEDIAADPSLLPDLFWIIVITTVGGGLVMLLLSKPIRKLMGNVR